The Vigna unguiculata cultivar IT97K-499-35 chromosome 11, ASM411807v1, whole genome shotgun sequence genomic sequence TAACATTACATCCAACTCATCGGGAAAGCATTTGGGATCATCTTCGCCCacctaattaaaaaatgaaaacaaaaacaatttcatatcAATGACAAAGCAACTAATGAGACTGATGATGATAATATTAACCTTGAtcattttcttttgcaattctTCAGCGAAAATACCAATAATGTTTCTACATTCTTGATCCCACACCACGAAGTTGGCATAATTAAACGCATCATCACAaacttgcaactgaagtttatACCTATAAACATTTCAAacattataacaaataaaatacaaaaacatgagcATATAAAGTTGactgaatataaaattaaatacaaacttCAACGTCGGCATGTTGTTGTCTTGATCACAATAGGTGCATTTGAAAGGACCAGTTTCATTAGTTCTTTTGTTGCAATGATTACAAACCAAGTAGTACCACCCATCATTATCAAGACTAAACTTAGTGGTTGTGGCCACAGTTACACATATCATTTCCTGCAGAGGGTCCAATATAgtcaaatatctaaaaaatgaCCATGAAATGTCAAACATCGAAAAAAACTACTATATAATCAAAACAATGCATAAGTTTGTTTATAAACATACCTTTTTAATCAATGGAATTTCAGATACGCTTTTCACCAAACATTTATAAACAAACCTTTCAGCATCACTGTATTGGGAGGACTGAGTCAATTGACTTCCAGATTGACTCATAATTGTTAAGTCATCAGCAGACATTCTGAAATATAAGTAatcataaaacaattatttgcAATTGAATTATTACATTACTTATACCTAATCATGTAGATATATTACATAAATTTGAAACAAAGACACGATGATTACTCATTTAACCGTTGTTTGAATTGTGTAATTTCGGGAATAGCATCATCCATAAGTAATTTTGTCCCATTCCATGTATTGGACACAGACACTGGCCATTCCCCTATTGAAACCAAAATTATTCAGGAACAaaacaaatatctttttaaCATACCATAATAAAATAACGGCATAAGTACCTGTAGCTGCTTTAACTTTGGCTTGAGTAAGAATGAGAACCAACTTGTTAGAATTTGGATTGTCATTATACCTTTCTAAAATTTTTTTGCAATATTCATCCCATAACGTACAAGAAACTACTCCACCACTGTATATGAAGAATTGGGTTAAACGAACGGgtattaaaagaaataagatgTCCTCGCAAAATAATCATCATAACGTGATTACCTCAGATCCATCAAACTAAAAACAACGTTTTTAGATTGTGCCTTAGCTTTGACGTTATCTACCCAACCGATCAAATCTGAAATCATAAAGATTACAAATTATAAGCAAGAATAATTACAACATCAGACTTGCCTAAATAAAGGAAATAAGATCATTCTCATAGTACATACCAATCAACAAATCTGGAGAGAAATTACCGGCCACTACCTCTTTTATGCTCCGAAACTGGTAAACACTATTGGGTATATTTGCAATGGGTTGGGGACGAACAAAGGTGGCTCCGATAAACAACAATTTAAAAGGATGGTCACACACTCTATACTGACCatcatttttcacaattttgaaattgtgcATGATATATGTATCGCCTTCCTTCAACTTACCATCCCAGATATCAAATTCGTCCTTCTTAACTATGCAATGTATCTTGTCCCCCTAACAAACGATATGCAAAACCAACAACCAATAAATACAACATTCTCAAACACaatcaaacaaaaaagaaagaatacatTATTATTACCATTTGGTCAATCAAAATCATTTCAAGGTGCACATTGGATTCGCGGTTATGAATATACCACAAATCAAGCACTCTCACACCAAGTTTCAGGGTCTCCCTCCTGCCATCAATATCTTTAATCATATCCAACTTCTTTGCCATTACGACCTacgaaaaaaaaacatatcatcAATAGAAATACATTGAACTATCACACAATAAAAACCTATACTTCAATAATAAAGTAAAGCAtaatcataaaaacaataactttAACGGAAAACAGAGCATAAtggtgaacaaaaaaaaaatatcataactaTAGTGCAAATATAACAAAACAGACCATCGTTACGGAGAACggaaataagaaaattttagcATCAAGTAACCATAATATAAAAACCATACGTAAACTTTAAGAAAGATGAACAAAGAAGACAGATTTAGAAACAACACAGAAAATGACAACAACTGAAGTTCAACTTCAAATAAACTAAACGAAAACCTAGGGTAaagaacaataaaacaaaaaaaattcatgaagCACAGAAAACACAAAGGTATAGATGATTATGAAAAAGTTGAATCCTACAGTTTGACGAAGATAAACACAAACCAAGCACCAACTTCGGAGAGAAATGATAAACTGTGAGGAAGATAGAAGAGAGAAATGATAAACAGTGGGAGACAatgaaaggaaatttaaaaatgaataaacgAAAGAGTATAATGGAAGCTACCGAAGAATACAGTCTGACTTGAAATGAAATCTTTCAACTCAGCTGCAGTAACAGGAGGGAAAGATTTGGACTTCTAAGCAGAACCCGAAAAATCAAAGAATGACAAAAAAACCAACCTAATGGACAGGTGTCGAGAAATTAATGATGGGTATAATGGTATTATCCCTACCAGTTTGGGTTCTTATATTTATAGTAGAttgtttttgtcttttctattaaattagTGTTAtcttttaatgtaatttaattttcatatttgcatgttaaattttttggtAGATGGTGTTAAAGAaagtaatatatgaaaaataaaaaaaaatagtttaaaaaataatacacgTTTTCatactactatttttttttaaataataatcaaatttaataaaaaataataattagttactattgtaataaatttatatattaatttataaaaaaaaaatattaataactataCTAGTTTTAAAAAGTGATATTATGATCTGtctcataattataataagttatagtataaattgatatctaaattagtcaatAATATTAGTTACATACCACTTTAGTTACATACCATATAAATtttggttataaaaaaattattttttaaattggttttaaataattaattaaaagctAGTTTAATAACCAATTCATCTAATAGCTAAAATCTAGGTAGATGATATTACGactaatttaaagattaaaccataataaaaattattttaattattaatttaaagattaattataatttttttaaactaatttaattatcaattatttttaatctgtaaattaatatctaatgtCTAAATCAATCATGTAGCaaataatctatttttaattactaaatttggTTATAATTTAAGATTTTCCCTGGGACACTTTTCGAATCAAACCAAATCACACGATACTAATGTCAATATCATGAGTGTTGCAAAATTAAGtacatttaaaacataataaatacaaaatacaaaaaaaaaaatcgtataACTGaataaatatactaaattattaattaagccTAAAGAAAAGTATactaaatactaataatttggATGAGATATTTCTCTTGATAGAATATACCacttcaatataaaaattagaacCGGAATTACAGACTGCAAATTTGTTGGGTCTTGACTCATCGGGATGGAgcaatttgataagaaaaaaaaaatttataaattaaataaaaataaaaatatatatttacgtTGAAAGTTAGAAAGCGGTTGAAAGCTAACAGATATAATtagataagagaaaaaaagaataaaaactatAACTAATATATTTACGTTGATTTCTTAAAAGTGAGCACATGTATATAATCTTTAAGTGATGTGAAtcaataaataagttataatttataAGGTTTAAGATTATACGATGTATCTTTCAaccattttagttttaattttatattttttttttcgactACATTCTTTGAACCTGACGTGTCCCTTTTtcaaatctaaatttaaaaagcTCAGTATCAACCTTATTCATAAATTGTGTAGATTGTATCGTGTTTAATTTGTTACGTATATTTCTATTATAGTCACTAAATGTAGCTTAagattaaaatttcatataccTGATTTCAAATTCTTAAACTGTAAGAAtgtcacatttaaaaaaatatataaagaaaaatgtagCAACGTAGAAAACACTctcttttaacaaaataattattgagatgaaaatataagtttaagTCTGTGTTAATctaatgtttaatttataaataaattaaagataaaaaaattaatataaatttgatacatcaaatttatttaattcatttaatacttatactgatttaaaaaaatatatatatcatttatatctatatttaattaaaaaaataaaaaaattaatattacttataataactTCGTTTGAAAATtctaaaaagataaataaaaacttcaattttaaaaaactgaCAACTGTGCAGTATTCCCCACTCCTTGCTGTATATCTCTGTAGCTGGCAAAGGCATAAAGATGTACcatgataatttataaaataatgatattgtaaaataattcatattaataATCAACGAAGAAAAGACATAATAATTTAgattactttaataattttgtaattattcatccgttataacattattttcttttttttcctatttacgTAAGTGGTTGAATTTTCTTATTatgataactattatttttaatacgaAAACAAAGCTATTAACACCGCTTACGTTCTCTTTATCTACACTAGGAAAACACCGTAATTCCGagtatctatatttatattttattacattaaaatgtatacttttattatttctataaataattagtaaaaccaatacttaatatatataatataactttgtaaaaatcatataaaataaatttgtaaccattgtttaaagaaagttatttattttttctaaaataaaaatattcaattatttatttttttaaataagtgatAAATTgctttttatttgttgaatagTAAAATCATCTCATTAAAACAtggtaattaaaaaattaccagcatcttttatatatatatatatatatatatatatatatatatatatatatatatataaattcttcttttttatccacatttcaaaatatcaattttatcttttaaatataataatttattaaatttttaaaaaatgactgttatttttacaaactttttataatatcggttatttttgtttcttctcttcttctttatttatcaataattattcttttatttgttctgatatatttcattttatttttaataaatataattttagtttatatattaatttaataacattacaatattatcacataCTATTAcaatatcatgtatatttaaaaaatgtatatacaGACGTGATAGCGCATGTATGTTTACACtagtatataataaatttattattttatagtaattattgaaaaattatatatatctttgaCACTGTAACTGTCAAGCATTAATTACAAAGTCATGGATTAAATCTGTGATGTAAATTTTGAATGGAATTTCACAAAATCAGTCTGTGATATAAGAGTAGATTTTTGAGTAACATTTCTAACAGTTTTACATGAAAGTTTGGAATaactttgtatttattttttcatgtccattatttgattttcatcctttatttttttcatcttttatttttctacatgatttaacaatttaatatggattataattctttaaaataataatataatattatattaattaatgatttacaataaattaaattacgtaaaaataattgagaattaaatgggagataatatcattttacttattttaatttacattttttgtatGAGATGAGAGATTGAAAGTTACTCCACCTTATAAAGAGTGAAAATTTTtggtataaataaaaaaataaaaaaattagggcAACTTGGTTCCTTCAACTTTActcaaagaaagagaaaagaaaaggcaGTCATTGATACATCCATGTCTTTATCTCCCAAGGCATTCATCCAGAGATTTCTCTCAGATGTTCAAGAAAAACACACTTAATACCCTCACCTGTTTTCTCTGGACCACGATCATGTTCAAAACCAAAACCCCATGATTTTTTTGTCTCTATTATCACTCTCTTCAcctcaaaactcaaaacaaaacaaatccaacattcaacaacacaacacaaagCAGAGATGAAGATTCAGTGTGATGTGTGTCACAAAGAAGTGGCTTCCTTGTTCTGTCCTTCAGATGAAGCAGCTCTCTGCCATGCTTGTGATCGCACCATCCACCATGCCAACAAGCTCGCAGACAAACACAAACGCCTCTCTCTCAGCAACCCCACTTCGAAATCCACCACCACTCTCTGTGATATCTGTCATGTACTCactcctttttttctttcctttttctgtGTTTTGAACCGTTAAACTAGTCCCATATTGACGAAGAATCAAATCTGACACTAGTTTATAAGCAATTTCTTTTCACGGAATTCCGAAACGCATGGAAGTCCTTGCAGACAGCATAAAACATCTCTcactttatttaaattctttGGCAGGAGAAGCGTGCTTATGTCTTCTGCAGAGAAGACAGAGCTCTACTTTGCAGACAATGTGATGTTTCCATCCATGATGTCAACGAACACACCAAGACACACGACAGGTTTCTTCTCACTGGAATAAAGCTCgaagaaaaaacaagaacaacCGTTTCAAACGAAAATATTGGTTCTTTTGGTTCTTCTCGCACGCTTTGTGACACGAGCTCGGTTTCAACAAGTAGCATATCTGAGTACTTGATTCAGACCATTCCTGGTTACTGCATGGAAGACCTTTTAGATGCTTCATTTGCTACATCAAATGCTTTCTCTAAGGTATATGGTCTTTAGTTAATGTAATACCGTTAACTTTAATCaagagtttatttttgtttaacaaGTTTGAAGGCTTTGTTTCATTCAGGATTATGAGTTTCCGAATGAAGATGTTCAAGTGAGCATGTGCTCGATCCCACTGCAATCTCAATTTAGCAGTGGTTCCAATCTTTGTCCTCAGTTTGATTCTTTAGTTGGAGTAATTGAAATGCCAAAAGCCAAAGCTGGGGAAGGATACTCCAATTGGGTTCATGATTCTGATTACGCAGCCTACAAAGTTCCCTCGATTACTCATCCtttagtaaaaaaaagtaaacgCTCTCGTTGATCAATTCtatgtgaaaatttgttgcAGAATTCACATAcccttgttttgttttctgcaatttttttctttttctgtataAAGATTGGGGACTAAAACCACCAAAACCCCCTACTTTCTGGAGATCCTAGTTAAATGGGTCttgttttctgtattttctttttcaaaattttgaagctTTCTTTTTtgctcttttaattttttttttctcgtccttttttttttcggtGGAACGAAATACGCCATTAGATATAGTACTCTTATTTCTTAAAATCGGTTCAGCTAACAACTTTTAGCACTTTTATGAGAACAAGTTCTTTATATCTGAGGGCCATCCTATGCACTCTTGTGTAAATATCTTAtcgatttatttatttatttattattattattattatttttttcttttataataattgagaGTTAACGCTCATAAGCAAATAAGTAACCGACAGTTGTACATATAGTTGGAAAAAGGTCATCATGATTGCAATGGAGAAactttaaataaacaacaacaaataaataaaaggatagTTTTAAAT encodes the following:
- the LOC114168823 gene encoding B-box zinc finger protein 21-like, yielding MKIQCDVCHKEVASLFCPSDEAALCHACDRTIHHANKLADKHKRLSLSNPTSKSTTTLCDICHEKRAYVFCREDRALLCRQCDVSIHDVNEHTKTHDRFLLTGIKLEEKTRTTVSNENIGSFGSSRTLCDTSSVSTSSISEYLIQTIPGYCMEDLLDASFATSNAFSKDYEFPNEDVQVSMCSIPLQSQFSSGSNLCPQFDSLVGVIEMPKAKAGEGYSNWVHDSDYAAYKVPSITHPLVKKSKRSR
- the LOC114170420 gene encoding uncharacterized protein LOC114170420, translating into MDLSGGVVSCTLWDEYCKKILERYNDNPNSNKLVLILTQAKVKAATGEWPVSVSNTWNGTKLLMDDAIPEITQFKQRMSADDLTIMSQSGSQLTQSSQYSDAERYLTILDPLQEMICVTVATTTKFSLDNDGWYKLQLQVCDDAFNYANFVVWDQECRNIIGIFAEELQKKMIKVGEDDPKCFPDELDVMLGCTLAFKLRTQPRNKFASVIKVSDLPEIINYIKKLIQPLGECSHKNIIDLGGDTSTGMIADFRSKGVCNLAADSDHDLMSLSGTADNDPDNSSLGTPSKRIVPNSGVSVQSSEDIESGELSATKPMKTIKQEID